A part of Caldicellulosiruptor owensensis OL genomic DNA contains:
- a CDS encoding iron-containing alcohol dehydrogenase → MEVVWEEPYESFLRFINKNGYKSLLIICDKNTFDICAVKVKETIEKSNRKCKIVCFEADVIADEFALGKVFFELEQADIFVGVGSGTISDITRYTAYKFKVPFVLFPTAPSMDGFASSVAALTINGLKTTVLASSPEAIFVDMEVIENSPEILKKAGFGDLMGKITALLDWQLSHIIFDETIDLEVLQIVKDTYLKTLKSVGENQFYKNLLEGLITSGIMMARVNSSRPASGSEHHLSHFWEYHNIKTYHGIKVGLATIYVMRFYEHFLNLDKSRILERKEYRVDLESWEDIIRKGFQPTFEYIIKQNIGRVSKLNDKEFRSNVINRLVEKKEVIDELIKETIGLYKELIDAYKKLEIPMNYSEIGIDKNLFNISFLCAPNIRERFTILHLYEFLGLTDEVVCNF, encoded by the coding sequence GTGGAAGTTGTATGGGAAGAGCCATATGAGTCTTTTTTAAGATTTATTAATAAAAATGGTTATAAATCTTTGTTGATTATATGTGATAAGAATACCTTTGATATATGTGCAGTCAAGGTGAAAGAGACGATTGAAAAAAGCAATAGGAAATGTAAAATAGTATGCTTTGAAGCGGATGTGATAGCAGACGAATTTGCACTTGGAAAGGTATTTTTTGAGTTAGAACAAGCAGACATATTTGTGGGAGTAGGAAGTGGAACAATTTCTGACATAACACGTTATACAGCATATAAGTTCAAAGTACCATTTGTTTTATTTCCAACAGCACCTTCGATGGATGGTTTTGCTTCTTCTGTTGCAGCACTTACCATAAATGGTCTGAAAACAACAGTGTTGGCATCATCACCAGAGGCTATTTTTGTGGATATGGAGGTGATAGAAAATTCACCTGAAATTTTAAAGAAGGCAGGATTTGGAGACTTGATGGGCAAGATTACTGCTCTTCTTGACTGGCAACTTTCGCACATTATCTTTGATGAGACGATAGACTTGGAAGTTTTACAAATTGTGAAAGATACATATCTAAAAACTCTGAAATCAGTGGGAGAAAACCAATTTTATAAGAATTTATTGGAAGGCCTAATAACCTCTGGTATTATGATGGCAAGGGTTAATTCTTCCCGTCCTGCGTCGGGTTCTGAACACCATCTTTCTCATTTTTGGGAATATCACAATATAAAAACTTATCATGGCATAAAAGTTGGGCTTGCAACCATTTATGTAATGAGGTTTTATGAGCACTTTTTAAATCTTGACAAATCCAGAATTCTTGAAAGGAAAGAATATAGAGTAGATTTAGAGTCATGGGAGGATATAATAAGAAAAGGGTTTCAACCAACTTTTGAATATATTATAAAACAAAATATTGGAAGAGTAAGCAAATTAAATGATAAAGAATTTAGAAGTAATGTGATAAATAGGCTTGTTGAAAAGAAAGAAGTTATAGATGAGTTGATAAAAGAAACAATTGGTTTATATAAAGAGCTGATAGATGCTTATAAAAAACTTGAAATACCTATGAATTACAGTGAGATTGGTATAGATAAGAATCTTTTTAATATATCATTTTTATGTGCACCAAATATCAGAGAAAGGTTTACTATACTGCATTTGTATGAATTTTTGGGCTTGACAGATGAGGTTGTATGTAACTTTTAG
- the cheB gene encoding chemotaxis-specific protein-glutamate methyltransferase CheB, translated as MYKVLVVDDSAFMRQLIKSVLESTGKFIVTVAQTPLIALDKVRKFKFDVITIDYEMPYMNGVELIKKIKEITDTKILMVSAYTRPGAYTTFEALSAGAFDYILKPSSDEEIEEFKYELIKKLTAVCEEFKVEEVSKTQEITTAVENKILLEESVIERARTAKVIGIGISTGGPPILEKMFKSLKQDFPIPILVVQHMPPNFTKPFADRLASITSKCIKEASDKEEIKSGCIYIAKGGYHLAVEDINGKLCTRVLDLEKIKSHKPSADILFSSIAEACGRASIGIVMTGMGSDGSDGILEMRKKGALTIAQDEKSCVVFGMPKAAIEKGAIELILSPDQIVELLNRI; from the coding sequence ATGTACAAGGTATTAGTTGTTGACGATTCAGCTTTTATGAGACAGCTAATAAAATCTGTTTTAGAGAGTACTGGCAAATTTATTGTGACAGTTGCCCAGACTCCTCTTATTGCCCTTGACAAGGTTCGCAAGTTCAAGTTTGATGTGATAACAATCGATTATGAGATGCCGTATATGAACGGCGTTGAACTGATAAAAAAAATAAAAGAAATAACAGATACAAAGATTTTGATGGTAAGTGCATACACACGTCCGGGAGCTTACACTACATTTGAAGCATTATCAGCAGGTGCTTTCGATTATATTCTAAAACCATCTTCTGATGAGGAAATTGAAGAGTTCAAATATGAGCTGATAAAAAAACTTACTGCTGTGTGTGAGGAGTTCAAAGTAGAAGAGGTTTCAAAGACCCAGGAAATTACAACTGCAGTTGAAAATAAGATTTTACTGGAAGAGAGTGTGATTGAAAGGGCAAGAACAGCAAAAGTTATAGGAATAGGTATCTCAACAGGTGGTCCACCTATTTTGGAAAAAATGTTTAAGTCGTTAAAACAAGATTTTCCAATTCCAATTCTTGTTGTTCAGCACATGCCGCCAAATTTTACAAAACCATTTGCAGATAGGCTTGCTTCTATTACCTCAAAATGTATAAAAGAAGCTTCTGATAAAGAAGAAATAAAGAGTGGTTGCATTTATATTGCAAAAGGTGGCTATCACTTAGCAGTTGAAGATATAAATGGGAAACTTTGTACCAGAGTACTTGATCTTGAGAAGATAAAAAGCCACAAGCCTTCGGCAGACATCCTTTTCAGTTCAATAGCAGAAGCCTGTGGAAGAGCTTCTATAGGAATTGTAATGACAGGGATGGGTTCTGATGGGAGCGATGGGATTTTAGAGATGAGAAAAAAAGGAGCGCTCACAATTGCGCAGGATGAAAAAAGTTGTGTGGTGTTTGGGATGCCAAAAGCAGCCATTGAAAAAGGAGCGATCGAGCTTATTTTAAGTCCAGACCAAATTGTTGAGTTATTAAATAGAATATGA
- the rpoB gene encoding DNA-directed RNA polymerase subunit beta, whose amino-acid sequence MALPRPVQYGKVQRMSYGKVKEVLDLPYLLEIQKKSFQWFLDEGLREVLREISPIKDYSETLLLEFVDYYFDGPPKYSEQECKERDATYARPLKVKVRLINKETGEIKEQDIYMGEFPIMTETGTFIINGAERVIVSQLIRSPGCYFASSIDKQGRRIFSGTLIPNRGAWLEFETDTNELLSVRLDRTRKVSLTTLLKAFGLYNQQMIFEKFGEDERLKASLEKEANKGELGNPVENALLEVYRRLRPGEPPNVENARNLLNNMFFDPRRYDLAKVGRYKFNKKLSLWKRIFNKRAAQDVVDPRTGEILVKNGDMITREIALNIQDAGINEVWVYADEERLFKVVGNNTVKLDRYVDFDVSDLNIKELVYLPVLEEILNATNDVSEIKRLIKEKERELVPYCLTIDDIYAATSYFLGLKYGIGATDDIDHLGNRRVRAVGELLQNQFRIGLARMERVIRERMNIHDIDTVTPQTLINIRPVTAAIKEFFGSSPLSQFMDQVNPLAALTNKRRLSALGPGGLSRDRAGFEVRDVHHSHYGRMCPIETPEGPNIGLITSLATYARVNEYGFLETPYRKVDKKEARVTDEVVYLTADEEDTYKIAQATEPVDQEGRFINQRVTVRFGEEIIEVDKHEVDLIDISPKQIVSVSTSLIPFLENDDANRALMGSNMQRQAVPLLITESPIIGTGVEYRAAVDSGVCILAKKDGVVEKVSADEIVIRNNDGTKDVYHLLKFKRTNQGTCFNQRPIVKKGQEVKAGEVIADGPSTDHGELALGKNVLVAFMPWEGYNYEDAILISERLVKEDVYTSIHIEEYECEARDTKLGPEEITRDIPNVGEDAIKDLDERGIIRIGAEVKSGDILVGKVTPKGETELTAEERLLRAIFGEKARETRDTSLRVPHGEGGIVVDVKVFSRDKGDELPPGVNQLVRVYVAQKRKISVGDKMAGRHGNKGVISRILPVEDMPFLPDGTPVDIVLNPLGVPSRMNIGQILETHLGYAAKALGWKVATPVFDGAKEEDIEEALKLAGLNPTGKTILYDGRTGEPFDNEVTVGYMYMLKLVHLVDDKIHARSTGPYSLVTQQPLGGKAQFGGQRFGEMEVWALEAYGAAYTLQELLTVKSDDVTGRVKTYEAIVKGENIPEPGIPESFKVLVKELQSLCLDVKLLSEDNKEIELKESVDDDEQPQGLGAFEIGGDEIEDEKYLKEDKEKFYEDLMDATQEDDHGADDDIDE is encoded by the coding sequence TTGGCACTACCTCGTCCTGTGCAATATGGCAAAGTTCAAAGAATGAGTTATGGCAAAGTTAAAGAAGTTCTGGATTTGCCATATCTACTGGAAATCCAGAAAAAGTCATTTCAATGGTTTTTAGATGAAGGTCTAAGAGAGGTCTTAAGAGAGATATCTCCAATTAAAGACTATAGTGAAACACTGCTTTTGGAGTTTGTAGATTATTATTTTGACGGACCACCTAAGTATTCAGAGCAGGAGTGCAAGGAAAGAGATGCGACATATGCAAGACCTCTGAAGGTAAAAGTCAGACTTATAAACAAAGAAACAGGTGAGATTAAAGAACAGGATATTTATATGGGCGAATTTCCAATTATGACCGAAACAGGAACATTTATCATTAATGGTGCGGAAAGGGTTATTGTAAGTCAGCTCATTCGTTCACCAGGATGTTACTTTGCATCTTCCATTGATAAACAGGGAAGAAGGATATTTTCAGGCACTCTTATTCCAAACAGAGGTGCATGGCTTGAATTTGAAACAGACACAAATGAGCTTTTATCTGTTAGACTTGACAGGACAAGGAAAGTTTCGCTCACAACTCTTTTAAAGGCATTTGGGCTTTACAATCAACAGATGATATTTGAAAAGTTTGGTGAGGATGAGAGACTGAAGGCTTCACTTGAGAAGGAAGCCAATAAAGGCGAGCTTGGCAATCCAGTAGAAAATGCACTTTTAGAGGTATATCGAAGACTCAGACCTGGTGAGCCACCAAATGTTGAAAATGCTCGAAATCTTCTTAACAATATGTTCTTTGATCCAAGAAGGTATGATTTAGCAAAAGTAGGAAGATACAAGTTTAACAAAAAACTGTCGCTTTGGAAGAGAATTTTTAACAAAAGAGCTGCCCAGGATGTAGTTGATCCAAGGACAGGAGAAATATTAGTAAAAAATGGTGATATGATTACACGAGAGATAGCATTAAATATTCAGGATGCTGGTATTAACGAAGTATGGGTATATGCAGATGAAGAAAGACTATTCAAGGTTGTAGGTAATAATACAGTAAAGCTTGACAGGTATGTGGATTTTGATGTATCTGACCTGAACATTAAAGAGCTTGTTTATTTGCCTGTGTTAGAAGAAATTCTTAACGCAACAAATGATGTTTCCGAGATCAAAAGGCTTATAAAAGAAAAAGAAAGAGAGCTTGTACCTTACTGTCTTACAATAGATGACATATATGCGGCGACAAGTTATTTTTTGGGTCTCAAGTATGGTATTGGAGCAACTGATGATATTGATCATTTAGGTAACAGAAGGGTAAGAGCAGTAGGTGAACTTTTACAGAACCAGTTTAGAATTGGTCTTGCACGAATGGAAAGGGTTATTCGCGAGAGAATGAATATACACGATATTGATACTGTAACTCCTCAGACACTTATAAATATAAGACCGGTTACAGCAGCTATCAAAGAGTTTTTTGGTTCAAGCCCGCTGTCACAGTTTATGGACCAGGTAAATCCACTGGCAGCACTTACAAACAAAAGAAGACTTTCAGCTTTGGGACCAGGTGGACTTTCCAGGGACAGAGCGGGGTTTGAGGTAAGAGACGTGCATCATTCTCATTACGGAAGGATGTGTCCTATCGAGACTCCAGAAGGTCCAAACATTGGTCTTATAACCTCTTTAGCAACTTATGCAAGGGTCAACGAGTACGGATTTTTAGAAACACCTTACAGAAAGGTTGACAAGAAAGAAGCAAGGGTTACAGACGAGGTTGTATATCTTACAGCTGATGAAGAAGACACATACAAAATTGCTCAGGCAACTGAACCTGTCGACCAAGAGGGAAGGTTTATAAATCAAAGAGTCACTGTAAGATTTGGTGAGGAAATCATTGAGGTTGATAAACACGAGGTTGATCTTATAGATATATCCCCGAAACAGATTGTATCGGTTTCAACATCGTTGATACCGTTCTTGGAAAACGACGATGCAAACAGAGCTCTTATGGGTTCAAACATGCAGCGTCAGGCAGTACCGCTTTTGATTACAGAGTCACCAATAATTGGAACAGGTGTTGAATACAGGGCTGCAGTTGACTCTGGTGTATGTATTCTTGCAAAGAAAGATGGTGTGGTTGAAAAGGTATCTGCTGATGAGATTGTTATTAGAAACAACGACGGAACAAAAGATGTATATCATCTTTTGAAGTTCAAAAGGACAAACCAGGGAACATGTTTTAACCAAAGACCAATTGTGAAAAAAGGTCAAGAGGTTAAAGCCGGAGAGGTTATTGCAGATGGACCTTCCACAGATCATGGTGAACTTGCACTTGGCAAAAATGTTCTTGTTGCTTTTATGCCGTGGGAAGGGTACAACTACGAAGATGCTATTTTGATTTCAGAAAGGCTTGTAAAAGAGGATGTTTATACCTCTATTCACATAGAAGAATATGAGTGTGAGGCAAGAGATACAAAACTTGGACCCGAGGAAATAACAAGAGATATTCCGAATGTTGGCGAAGATGCAATAAAAGATTTGGATGAAAGAGGCATTATAAGAATCGGCGCAGAAGTAAAGAGCGGTGACATTCTTGTTGGTAAGGTTACTCCAAAGGGTGAGACAGAACTTACAGCTGAGGAAAGACTTTTGAGAGCTATCTTTGGTGAAAAAGCAAGAGAGACAAGAGACACATCTTTGAGGGTGCCACACGGAGAAGGTGGAATTGTTGTAGATGTAAAGGTATTTTCGCGTGATAAGGGAGACGAGCTTCCACCGGGTGTAAACCAGCTTGTGAGAGTATACGTTGCTCAGAAAAGAAAAATATCAGTTGGTGACAAGATGGCAGGTCGCCATGGTAACAAAGGTGTTATTTCAAGGATCCTTCCTGTTGAGGATATGCCATTTTTACCTGACGGCACACCTGTTGACATAGTTCTAAATCCGCTTGGCGTGCCATCGCGTATGAACATTGGTCAGATTTTGGAGACTCACCTTGGGTATGCGGCAAAAGCGCTTGGATGGAAGGTTGCAACACCTGTTTTTGACGGTGCAAAAGAGGAAGATATCGAAGAAGCATTAAAACTTGCAGGGTTAAATCCTACAGGTAAGACAATCTTATATGATGGCAGAACTGGTGAACCATTTGACAATGAGGTAACTGTTGGTTACATGTACATGCTAAAGCTTGTGCATCTTGTTGACGATAAAATTCACGCACGTTCCACAGGACCGTATTCGCTGGTTACACAGCAGCCTCTTGGTGGTAAAGCTCAGTTTGGTGGTCAGCGATTTGGCGAGATGGAGGTTTGGGCGCTTGAAGCGTATGGTGCTGCATATACGCTGCAAGAGCTTTTGACTGTAAAATCTGACGATGTAACAGGAAGGGTCAAGACATATGAAGCTATAGTAAAAGGAGAGAATATTCCAGAGCCTGGAATTCCTGAGTCTTTCAAGGTGCTTGTGAAGGAGCTTCAGAGCCTGTGCTTGGATGTAAAACTTTTGTCTGAAGATAATAAAGAGATTGAGCTTAAAGAGTCTGTTGATGATGATGAACAGCCGCAAGGGCTTGGAGCTTTTGAAATAGGCGGCGATGAAATAGAGGATGAGAAATACCTTAAAGAAGATAAGGAAAAGTTTTATGAGGATTTAATGGATGCAACACAAGAAGATGACCATGGTGCTGATGATGATATAGATGAGTAA